In one Vibrio sp. VB16 genomic region, the following are encoded:
- a CDS encoding LysR family transcriptional regulator, with amino-acid sequence MLDIHWLKTFVTLAEYKHFGKAAIALHMTQPNVSLHLKQLEQTTCVKLIERSPFRLTQAGMRLLESSQRTLLELQICQADLNALNEFNRGTLTIAASDIISRLLLIEPFQLFKAQFPGIDFTVFNTTSSQASELVKNAVADIGFVISQKESQPLHFTELQQIKWCALGDGFELWMRDKNQEESKQQDIKQQEELTLILLGHDTRTRDLIDEALPKLNLPSYRVMEVGSVDAQIDWAEAGFGVAIIPEFAISTKANLMSKVTSLPNFPTTSLGYVVRQNQILSKAIKQLLHWVNDEILNSQRR; translated from the coding sequence ATGCTGGATATCCATTGGTTAAAAACGTTTGTCACATTAGCTGAGTATAAACACTTTGGTAAGGCCGCAATTGCACTTCATATGACACAGCCCAATGTCAGTTTGCACCTAAAGCAACTTGAACAAACTACCTGTGTGAAGCTGATTGAGAGAAGCCCATTTCGCCTGACTCAAGCTGGAATGCGATTGTTAGAGAGCAGTCAAAGAACCTTACTAGAATTACAGATCTGCCAAGCTGATCTTAATGCCCTTAATGAGTTCAACCGAGGTACATTAACCATTGCTGCCAGTGATATTATCTCTCGATTATTACTAATTGAACCATTTCAACTGTTTAAGGCTCAGTTCCCAGGCATTGACTTTACTGTATTTAATACCACGTCGTCGCAAGCCTCGGAATTAGTGAAAAATGCAGTCGCGGATATTGGTTTTGTGATTTCTCAAAAAGAAAGCCAACCATTGCATTTTACTGAGCTGCAACAGATAAAATGGTGTGCTCTGGGCGATGGCTTTGAGCTTTGGATGCGAGATAAGAATCAGGAAGAGTCAAAGCAACAAGATATAAAACAACAGGAAGAACTTACCCTAATATTACTCGGTCATGATACGCGTACTCGGGACTTAATTGACGAAGCCTTGCCTAAACTGAACCTTCCTAGTTATCGAGTGATGGAAGTAGGCAGTGTTGATGCGCAAATAGATTGGGCGGAGGCTGGGTTTGGTGTGGCCATTATTCCGGAGTTTGCTATATCGACAAAGGCAAATCTGATGTCTAAGGTGACGTCCTTACCAAATTTTCCCACCACCAGCCTTGGATATGTCGTGAGACAAAATCAAATATTATCTAAAGCGATTAAACAGTTACTTCATTGGGTTAATGATGAAATCCTTAATTCACAACGGAGATAA
- a CDS encoding sugar ABC transporter ATP-binding protein codes for MSSLLELREISKNFPGVKALSNINISLNKGEIHAVLGENGAGKSTLMKVLCGIYSNDEGKIVIDGIERNFPTYNDAIDAGIGIIFQEFSLIPYLNAVDNIFLNRELTNRFGLLNRNVMNAEAKTIFETLKIDIDLSIPIDQLSVAEQQFVEIAKALSLNAKILVLDEPTATLTPTEATHLFTIMSDLKKRGVGMFFISHHLEEIFEICDTISVLRDGEYIATTPVKDTDVDKLVEMMVGRKLDNAFPEKISHINHSNIVLDVPEIQIDKDAPVNGFQLHEGEILGFSGLVGSGRSELVRSLIGADAPVKKKIKLNGQQLTLNTPAAALKVGIGLLPESRKTEGLILPFSIMDNILLNNHENEMYAGILVDRNKERKVACDLIEKVRIKAPHEETIVTNLSGGNQQKVVIARWLNNTCKILIFDEPTRGIDVGAKFEIYELMKKLTEQGISIIMISSELPEIIGVCDRVLVFNQGAIVASLEGSEIESNTIMLHATGQAT; via the coding sequence ATGAGTTCATTACTTGAACTACGAGAAATAAGCAAAAATTTCCCCGGAGTTAAAGCTCTAAGTAATATAAACATATCTCTAAATAAAGGTGAGATACACGCTGTTTTAGGCGAAAACGGTGCGGGCAAGTCAACGTTAATGAAAGTACTCTGTGGAATCTATTCTAATGATGAAGGGAAAATTGTCATTGATGGGATAGAACGCAATTTCCCTACATATAACGACGCCATAGATGCCGGAATAGGTATCATTTTTCAAGAGTTCTCTTTGATTCCCTACCTCAACGCTGTAGATAATATATTTTTGAATCGTGAATTAACCAATCGTTTTGGGCTTTTGAATCGAAACGTAATGAATGCGGAAGCAAAAACTATTTTCGAGACGTTAAAAATTGATATTGATTTAAGTATACCTATAGACCAACTTAGTGTGGCCGAACAACAATTTGTTGAGATAGCGAAAGCGTTATCTTTAAATGCAAAAATATTGGTTCTTGATGAACCAACAGCGACATTAACACCAACTGAAGCAACACACCTGTTCACTATTATGAGTGACCTGAAAAAGCGGGGTGTTGGCATGTTTTTTATTTCACATCACTTAGAAGAGATTTTTGAAATTTGTGACACTATTTCAGTACTGCGGGATGGAGAATATATAGCGACAACCCCGGTAAAAGATACCGATGTAGACAAATTGGTTGAGATGATGGTTGGCCGTAAGCTAGACAACGCATTCCCAGAAAAAATAAGTCATATAAATCATTCAAATATTGTGCTTGATGTTCCAGAAATACAGATCGACAAAGATGCTCCAGTAAATGGTTTTCAATTGCATGAGGGTGAAATTTTAGGTTTTTCAGGTCTTGTTGGCTCTGGTAGAAGTGAATTGGTTAGATCCCTAATCGGCGCTGATGCTCCAGTTAAGAAAAAGATTAAGCTCAATGGACAACAACTAACGCTAAATACTCCGGCAGCAGCACTAAAGGTCGGAATAGGTTTACTACCCGAAAGTAGGAAAACTGAGGGCTTGATTCTACCTTTCAGCATTATGGATAATATTCTACTCAATAACCATGAGAATGAAATGTATGCTGGAATACTCGTTGATAGAAACAAAGAACGTAAAGTTGCGTGTGATTTGATTGAAAAGGTTCGAATAAAAGCACCACACGAAGAAACCATTGTGACAAACCTTAGTGGTGGTAACCAACAAAAGGTGGTTATAGCTCGTTGGCTGAATAATACATGTAAGATTCTTATTTTTGATGAACCAACACGTGGAATAGACGTTGGCGCAAAGTTTGAGATTTACGAGCTAATGAAGAAATTAACTGAGCAAGGTATTTCTATCATTATGATTTCCTCAGAATTGCCAGAAATTATAGGTGTTTGTGACCGAGTTTTGGTCTTCAATCAAGGCGCGATTGTTGCTTCGCTTGAAGGTAGTGAAATCGAATCAAATACTATTATGTTACACGCAACAGGACAAGCGACATGA
- a CDS encoding adenylosuccinate synthase codes for MPSVVVVGANWGDEGKGRIVDFLASDASASIRFQGGNNAGHTVVNDFGTFKLHQLPSGIFNPDCIAVLGPGMVISPSALSEEIAEVKAKGVDVKLCISDRATLCLPLHALEDTLEEQRLGDAAYGSTRQGIAPAYGDRVMKKGILVGWLNQPEVLEQRIQFMLDWKMPQLRALYPDCDFTQTAAEMTTWLLEVTKVWRPFICNVTQPLKALQKKDANLLFEAQLGAGRDLVYGEYPWTTSSNVTAAYAGIGSGLPALHPERVIAVAKSFSSSVGTGTLVTAMDEQDNFRESANEYGAVTGRPRDMGYFDAVATRNGVELQAATEVALTKIDCLSGMKDLKICVAYAGEHTENPIWPQTAALTPVYENMAGWSEDITGCRTFESLPQAAQDYVTRIEELMEVPVNMVSVGPEREQMIIRA; via the coding sequence ATGCCATCTGTTGTTGTTGTTGGTGCCAATTGGGGTGATGAAGGCAAGGGCCGAATCGTCGATTTTTTAGCCTCTGATGCTTCTGCAAGCATTCGTTTTCAAGGTGGGAATAATGCGGGTCACACTGTAGTAAATGACTTCGGTACGTTTAAACTACACCAATTACCAAGTGGTATATTTAATCCTGATTGTATTGCCGTTCTTGGTCCAGGTATGGTGATAAGCCCTAGCGCTCTTAGTGAAGAAATTGCAGAAGTAAAAGCAAAAGGTGTTGATGTAAAACTTTGTATCTCTGATCGTGCAACATTATGTTTACCCCTGCATGCTCTCGAGGATACCTTAGAGGAGCAACGTTTGGGCGATGCAGCTTATGGCTCTACTCGACAAGGTATTGCGCCTGCTTACGGCGATCGCGTTATGAAAAAAGGTATTTTGGTTGGTTGGCTAAACCAACCTGAAGTATTAGAGCAGCGCATTCAATTTATGCTCGACTGGAAAATGCCCCAACTTAGAGCGCTCTATCCGGACTGTGATTTTACTCAAACCGCAGCAGAAATGACGACGTGGTTGCTAGAAGTAACCAAAGTTTGGCGTCCATTTATTTGTAATGTTACTCAGCCTCTTAAGGCGCTTCAAAAGAAAGATGCGAATCTGCTGTTTGAAGCTCAATTGGGAGCCGGTCGTGATTTAGTTTATGGCGAATACCCTTGGACGACGTCATCTAATGTAACCGCAGCCTACGCAGGTATTGGCAGTGGTTTACCTGCCCTTCACCCTGAGCGCGTTATTGCTGTCGCTAAATCCTTTAGCTCATCCGTGGGAACGGGCACTTTAGTCACGGCGATGGATGAACAAGACAACTTCCGCGAAAGCGCTAATGAGTACGGAGCAGTGACTGGTCGTCCACGTGATATGGGCTATTTTGATGCTGTGGCAACCCGCAACGGTGTCGAATTACAAGCTGCGACAGAAGTGGCATTAACCAAAATTGATTGCCTTTCAGGTATGAAGGATCTCAAAATATGTGTTGCTTATGCTGGTGAACATACCGAGAACCCAATATGGCCACAAACTGCGGCTTTAACACCTGTATATGAGAATATGGCCGGATGGAGCGAAGATATTACCGGTTGTCGTACTTTTGAAAGTTTACCTCAAGCTGCGCAAGATTACGTTACTCGCATAGAGGAACTCATGGAGGTGCCTGTTAATATGGTATCAGTGGGGCCAGAGCGTGAACAAATGATTATTCGCGCTTAA
- a CDS encoding LacI family DNA-binding transcriptional regulator — protein sequence MKNKRNVTIVDIANMANVTNITVSRAFNKPEQVKPETREKILSIAKQLNYVPNAFARNLKNNQSKIIGVVTNSTFNPVYSIILKKLSLMADKKGYTVMIFETNGSEEVESRAINTLFSHKASAILLSVVLDKEGYTPEYLELANTYQIPIVLFDRDIPGSNLPGVFLNNIEIGVRSGKFLAKKNHSSFLIIGGPNESEITQDRISGLLGGLRIENEHISIINSDYSYDEAYPTIYKAIQSLTNMPDCIVGINGMISMAILKSLQELGKKEVFVFSIDDMPYADVYGTKIPCISNHPLDWAEAVGKLIFDTINGTVSTRRVYIDSTLKEYD from the coding sequence ATGAAAAATAAGAGAAATGTAACGATAGTTGATATAGCCAACATGGCTAATGTAACTAATATCACCGTATCAAGAGCATTTAATAAACCAGAACAGGTTAAACCTGAAACTCGAGAAAAAATATTGAGTATCGCCAAGCAGCTCAATTATGTACCAAATGCTTTTGCCAGAAACTTAAAAAACAATCAAAGCAAAATTATCGGAGTGGTTACTAATAGTACGTTTAATCCTGTCTATTCAATCATTCTCAAGAAATTGAGTCTAATGGCTGATAAGAAAGGCTATACGGTTATGATTTTCGAAACTAATGGATCAGAAGAAGTAGAAAGTCGCGCCATAAACACACTTTTCAGCCATAAAGCGAGTGCTATTCTTTTGTCTGTTGTGCTCGATAAGGAAGGATATACTCCTGAATACCTTGAACTTGCCAATACTTATCAAATCCCAATAGTCCTATTCGATAGAGATATTCCAGGTTCAAACTTACCAGGCGTGTTTTTGAATAATATTGAGATTGGCGTTAGATCTGGGAAATTTCTAGCCAAAAAAAATCATTCAAGCTTCCTAATCATTGGTGGACCAAACGAATCAGAGATAACTCAAGACAGAATAAGTGGTTTACTTGGTGGACTTAGGATAGAGAACGAACACATCAGTATAATAAATAGTGATTACTCTTACGACGAGGCTTATCCAACAATATACAAAGCAATACAATCACTTACGAACATGCCTGATTGTATTGTGGGAATCAACGGAATGATCAGTATGGCAATATTGAAATCATTACAAGAACTAGGCAAAAAAGAGGTTTTTGTATTTTCCATAGATGACATGCCATATGCTGACGTATATGGCACTAAAATACCATGCATATCTAATCACCCACTCGACTGGGCGGAAGCTGTGGGAAAACTAATATTTGATACTATCAACGGAACAGTTTCAACTCGACGAGTTTATATCGATAGCACATTAAAAGAGTATGATTAA
- a CDS encoding alcohol dehydrogenase catalytic domain-containing protein: MKNSIPEVMTAIINHGPTDYRLESTLIPRPQKGELLIKVGACGICASDVKCHSGAEMFWGDNPWVKTPVVPGHEFFGTVIEMGEGAGEAFDVVIGDRVIAEQILPCGKCRFCKSGQYWMCEPHDMYGFQSKIADGGMAEYMLFKKNSRVHKIPNSISLAEAAIIEPMACSIHTVNRAEIGFNDVVVIAGAGPLGLGMVQAAKLKTPKTLIVIDTLDDRLALSKSYGADLVINPMKEDAVAKVKSLTEGYGCDIYIEATGVPAGVTQGLDMIRKLGRFVEFSVFGKETTADWSIIGDRKELDIRGAHLGPNCYETVINLFQRGLITADGIVTHEYSITDWEKAFEVASSPESVKVLLIP, translated from the coding sequence ATGAAAAACTCAATACCTGAAGTGATGACTGCAATTATCAACCATGGCCCTACTGATTATCGTCTTGAATCAACACTCATACCAAGACCTCAGAAAGGGGAGTTGCTAATAAAAGTGGGGGCATGTGGCATTTGTGCTAGTGATGTCAAGTGCCACTCTGGCGCTGAGATGTTTTGGGGGGACAACCCTTGGGTGAAAACACCCGTTGTACCTGGTCATGAGTTTTTCGGTACTGTGATCGAAATGGGTGAAGGAGCTGGCGAAGCGTTTGATGTTGTAATCGGAGACAGAGTTATCGCCGAACAAATACTTCCTTGTGGAAAATGTCGTTTCTGTAAATCAGGTCAGTACTGGATGTGTGAGCCGCATGATATGTATGGCTTTCAAAGTAAAATCGCTGATGGTGGTATGGCTGAGTACATGCTATTCAAGAAGAATTCCAGAGTTCATAAGATCCCCAATTCCATTAGTCTTGCTGAAGCGGCAATAATAGAGCCGATGGCATGCTCTATTCATACTGTTAATAGAGCGGAAATTGGCTTTAATGACGTAGTTGTCATTGCTGGTGCTGGCCCATTAGGACTTGGTATGGTTCAAGCTGCAAAACTAAAAACACCTAAGACACTGATAGTTATAGATACTTTAGATGATAGATTGGCGCTATCAAAATCTTATGGTGCAGATTTAGTTATTAATCCCATGAAAGAAGATGCGGTAGCGAAAGTAAAATCGCTTACTGAAGGTTATGGTTGTGATATATACATTGAAGCGACGGGCGTCCCTGCCGGGGTAACCCAAGGCCTAGATATGATTAGAAAGTTAGGTCGTTTCGTTGAATTTAGTGTGTTTGGTAAAGAAACCACGGCAGATTGGTCTATCATCGGTGATAGAAAAGAATTAGATATTCGTGGTGCTCATTTGGGCCCGAACTGTTACGAAACTGTCATCAACCTTTTCCAAAGAGGCCTCATTACAGCTGACGGTATTGTTACTCACGAGTACTCAATAACTGATTGGGAAAAAGCATTTGAAGTAGCGTCTAGTCCGGAATCCGTCAAGGTATTACTCATCCCTTAA
- a CDS encoding ABC transporter substrate-binding protein, protein MSLKKKFSIGIAIASALCMGSSFTAQAKDTLNIGMSFQEMNNEYFVVMKQSLEAAAADIGANLIITDARHDVSKQISDVEDMLQKDIDILLLNPTDSVGVQSAVMSAKEAGVVVIAIDAQAEGPLDSFVGSKNYDAGYKAGMYLGENLGGKGSVAILDGIPVVPILERVRGFEAAMVKFPGIEIVDKQNGHQERSKALNVTENMLQAHPNLSGIFSVNDVGAMGSLAAIEASGTDVKLVSVDGAPEAIEAILKPNSPFIATSAQFPRDQIRLGLGIGLAKHWGAEVPKVVPVDVKLIQRSNAEGFSW, encoded by the coding sequence ATGTCTCTTAAAAAGAAATTTTCTATAGGTATTGCCATTGCTTCAGCTCTTTGCATGGGATCTAGCTTCACAGCCCAAGCAAAAGACACTTTGAATATCGGAATGTCATTCCAAGAGATGAACAATGAATATTTTGTTGTAATGAAGCAATCTCTTGAAGCCGCTGCTGCCGATATTGGAGCCAATCTAATTATTACAGATGCACGTCACGATGTTTCAAAGCAAATTAGTGATGTTGAAGATATGCTCCAAAAAGATATTGATATATTGCTGCTTAATCCAACTGATTCCGTTGGTGTTCAATCTGCCGTAATGTCTGCAAAGGAAGCAGGCGTAGTAGTCATTGCAATAGATGCACAAGCGGAGGGGCCGCTAGATTCATTCGTTGGTTCAAAAAATTACGATGCTGGTTATAAAGCAGGTATGTACTTAGGAGAGAATCTTGGTGGTAAAGGTTCAGTGGCCATTCTTGATGGAATTCCCGTCGTGCCAATTCTTGAAAGAGTACGTGGTTTTGAAGCTGCAATGGTTAAATTCCCAGGGATTGAAATAGTTGACAAACAAAACGGTCATCAAGAGCGTTCTAAAGCTTTGAATGTAACAGAAAACATGCTCCAGGCTCACCCTAATCTAAGTGGTATATTCAGTGTGAACGATGTAGGCGCGATGGGGTCTTTAGCTGCTATCGAAGCATCTGGTACCGATGTTAAATTAGTTTCAGTTGATGGTGCTCCAGAAGCAATCGAAGCTATCTTAAAGCCAAACTCCCCATTTATTGCTACTTCGGCTCAGTTCCCTCGTGACCAAATTCGTCTTGGTTTAGGCATTGGTCTAGCAAAACATTGGGGTGCAGAGGTTCCTAAAGTAGTACCTGTTGACGTGAAATTAATACAAAGAAGTAATGCAGAAGGCTTTAGTTGGTAA
- a CDS encoding LysR family transcriptional regulator produces the protein MDIDQLHAFCQLAHDRNYRVASEHLCVTQSALTKKIKRLEKQLKVVLFERGRHGAELTQVGQILLPEAWRMIRNFESFQTLSNFVAEGTYGHLDIAFGISTYHEAPRYIAMFKQLCPDVHVTLNDMPSHNQIDELLSGNIQLGFDRLPIESPLASFPLFSDQLAIAVNCSDIIDEQNLWSSLQQLNYLGLSRSKNPTINRQIDTYFLEVQQKPHLVQETDHILTLLALVSARLGYAIVPASAARISQAQIRFIPLSGLNVKWDVGLLWDIERPNPIRDKFIQEVKNNTSALVLGGVDIRE, from the coding sequence ATGGATATAGATCAACTTCACGCTTTTTGTCAGCTAGCCCACGATAGAAACTATCGTGTCGCATCAGAACACCTTTGTGTTACGCAATCTGCGCTAACAAAAAAAATAAAGAGATTGGAAAAACAATTAAAAGTTGTACTGTTCGAGCGAGGTCGTCACGGTGCAGAACTAACACAAGTCGGGCAAATATTGTTACCTGAGGCTTGGCGAATGATTAGAAATTTCGAATCGTTTCAAACGCTATCTAATTTCGTCGCGGAAGGAACTTATGGGCATTTAGACATCGCTTTTGGTATTTCCACCTACCATGAAGCGCCAAGGTATATCGCCATGTTTAAACAACTGTGCCCTGATGTGCATGTAACGCTCAACGATATGCCCTCACACAACCAAATCGATGAATTATTGTCAGGTAATATACAACTTGGCTTTGATAGACTTCCTATAGAATCGCCACTGGCTTCATTCCCTTTATTTTCTGATCAATTAGCTATTGCAGTAAATTGTAGTGACATTATTGACGAACAAAATTTATGGTCTTCGCTCCAACAATTGAATTATCTGGGCCTAAGCCGCAGCAAAAATCCGACAATAAACAGACAAATTGACACGTACTTTCTTGAGGTACAACAAAAGCCACATCTAGTGCAAGAAACCGATCATATTCTTACCCTGCTTGCTCTGGTTTCAGCCCGCCTCGGATACGCTATTGTTCCGGCAAGTGCTGCACGTATTAGTCAGGCACAAATCCGATTTATTCCTTTATCTGGGTTAAATGTGAAATGGGATGTAGGGCTATTGTGGGACATCGAAAGACCAAATCCTATTAGGGACAAGTTCATCCAAGAAGTTAAAAACAATACAAGTGCATTGGTATTAGGCGGAGTAGACATTAGAGAATAA
- a CDS encoding ABC transporter permease, whose product MNTITNTDTAPDNKLSLFKKKLTKWSHHPVFYPLVGFLAVFTIMVIFNDNFLTSNNLSNVARQVSINAILAVGMTCAILLGGIDLSVGPVMALSGTAAAGMMAAGFDPAMAIPAGMLIGVLFGAANGFMIAYAKMPAFIVTLASLGIARGIGLIYTGGYPVSGLPQSFSFWGRGDVFGLQTPILVMLVVYAIAYVILNHTPFGRYVYAIGGNEEASRLSGVRVPLVILTVYTISGLTASIAGIILTSRLMSGQPNAGVGFELDAIAAVVIGGTAMSGGKGAIIGTLIGAMLLGVLNNGLNLGGVSPYVQNVIKGVIILVAIYIGTSKRKK is encoded by the coding sequence ATGAATACAATCACAAATACAGACACAGCACCAGATAACAAACTATCGCTTTTCAAAAAGAAATTGACAAAGTGGAGTCATCACCCAGTTTTTTATCCATTAGTAGGTTTCTTAGCTGTATTCACTATTATGGTTATATTTAACGATAACTTTTTGACTTCTAATAACCTTAGTAATGTAGCTCGACAAGTATCCATAAATGCAATTTTGGCAGTCGGTATGACTTGCGCCATCCTTTTAGGTGGTATCGATTTGTCAGTTGGCCCAGTAATGGCACTATCCGGTACAGCGGCTGCAGGAATGATGGCTGCTGGTTTTGATCCTGCAATGGCAATTCCCGCTGGGATGTTAATTGGTGTCTTGTTCGGCGCCGCTAACGGCTTCATGATTGCTTACGCAAAAATGCCTGCATTTATCGTGACATTGGCTTCGTTAGGTATTGCTCGTGGTATCGGTCTAATTTACACCGGAGGATACCCGGTTTCTGGTTTGCCACAGAGCTTCTCTTTTTGGGGGCGTGGAGATGTTTTTGGACTACAAACACCTATTTTAGTGATGCTCGTTGTTTATGCGATTGCATATGTCATTTTGAACCATACTCCTTTTGGCCGTTACGTATATGCTATCGGTGGTAATGAAGAAGCATCTCGTCTTAGCGGCGTAAGAGTTCCGTTAGTCATTTTGACTGTTTACACCATTAGTGGACTCACTGCTTCGATCGCTGGAATTATATTAACCTCTCGCCTAATGAGCGGACAACCAAATGCGGGTGTTGGCTTTGAGTTAGACGCTATCGCAGCGGTAGTTATTGGTGGTACCGCGATGAGCGGAGGGAAAGGGGCAATCATAGGTACACTTATCGGTGCAATGCTTCTGGGTGTTCTGAATAATGGTCTGAATTTGGGTGGTGTATCCCCTTATGTTCAAAACGTGATTAAAGGCGTCATTATTCTTGTTGCAATCTATATCGGGACGAGCAAGCGTAAGAAATAA
- a CDS encoding YgjV family protein — MLNEYSIQALGFLAFGINLFAVSTVSDNRMRALICLSCLTFSVHYTLMGAFVAGLNLFVNSIRAFVSLKFKGVKLFFIFLVIQISMSVYFYTEPRDILPAVASSLSCYALFCAEGMRMRIAFLFCTLLWMINAFIVGSYGGLLNDIFNAMVLCITIIRLYRSRELQASR, encoded by the coding sequence ATGTTGAATGAATACAGTATCCAAGCACTCGGCTTTTTAGCATTTGGTATTAACCTCTTCGCTGTATCAACGGTAAGCGACAATCGAATGCGAGCATTAATATGCTTATCATGTCTTACTTTTTCTGTGCATTACACTTTGATGGGGGCATTTGTTGCAGGGTTAAATCTGTTTGTGAACTCTATTCGAGCGTTCGTGTCCTTGAAGTTTAAAGGAGTAAAATTATTTTTTATATTCCTTGTGATTCAAATATCTATGAGTGTTTATTTCTACACAGAACCTAGGGACATACTCCCCGCCGTCGCTTCCTCGCTCAGTTGTTATGCGTTGTTTTGCGCAGAAGGTATGCGAATGAGGATTGCATTCTTGTTCTGCACCCTTTTGTGGATGATAAATGCATTTATTGTGGGTTCATATGGTGGGTTATTGAATGATATTTTTAATGCGATGGTATTGTGCATTACTATTATTAGGTTGTACCGTAGTCGCGAATTACAGGCATCGCGATAA
- a CDS encoding NAD(P)/FAD-dependent oxidoreductase, which yields MVTKVDVVIVGAGAAGLMCAIEAGKRGRKVLVLDHAKKPGRKILISGGGKCNFTNYDVSSNHFVCKNPHFVKSSLSQYTNWDFISLVSKHGIEFEEREHGQLFCVDSAKQIVTMLLDECKEVSVNYRYQVDTHSIEKIENGFSLYANTEQIECESLVVATGGLSMPKLGATPFGYKIAEQFGLSVIQTTAGLVPFTLHKEDKEDLADLSGIAIPAEITTTDGTAFKEALLFTHRGLSGPAVLQVSSYWKAGQEITINLIPETDVEALLSISKEKHPNQSLKNTLAKALPKRLVETLIERKELVDKPLKQINDKELQNTVLALENWQIKPNGTEGYRTAEVTLGGVDTDHISSKTMQTKETQGLYFIGEVLDVSGWLGGYNFQFAWSSGFVAGQWV from the coding sequence GTGGTAACTAAGGTAGATGTGGTCATCGTTGGAGCCGGCGCAGCCGGACTTATGTGCGCAATTGAAGCAGGAAAACGAGGGCGAAAAGTACTGGTGCTTGACCATGCCAAAAAGCCGGGTCGTAAAATCCTCATTTCTGGTGGCGGTAAGTGTAATTTTACCAATTATGATGTGTCTTCAAATCACTTTGTATGTAAAAACCCTCATTTTGTTAAGTCATCACTATCGCAATACACTAACTGGGATTTTATCTCCTTAGTCTCTAAACATGGCATCGAGTTTGAAGAGCGCGAACATGGGCAACTTTTTTGTGTGGATTCTGCCAAGCAGATAGTGACCATGTTGTTAGATGAGTGCAAAGAAGTCTCGGTTAATTATCGATATCAAGTGGATACCCACTCTATCGAAAAAATAGAGAATGGCTTTTCTCTGTATGCTAATACGGAACAGATCGAGTGTGAGTCATTGGTGGTTGCAACCGGAGGGCTTTCAATGCCTAAATTGGGGGCGACGCCATTTGGTTACAAAATTGCAGAGCAGTTTGGCCTCTCCGTTATACAGACCACGGCGGGTTTAGTTCCATTTACGTTACACAAAGAAGATAAAGAAGACCTTGCTGATCTATCGGGTATTGCTATCCCCGCAGAAATAACCACGACGGATGGAACGGCGTTTAAAGAGGCGCTTTTGTTTACACATAGAGGCTTGTCTGGTCCTGCGGTGTTGCAGGTTTCGTCCTATTGGAAAGCTGGGCAAGAAATAACGATTAACCTCATCCCTGAAACGGATGTTGAGGCGCTTTTATCTATATCTAAAGAGAAACACCCAAATCAAAGCCTAAAAAACACCCTGGCGAAGGCTCTGCCAAAACGTCTCGTCGAAACCTTAATTGAAAGAAAAGAGTTAGTAGATAAACCGTTAAAACAGATAAACGACAAAGAATTACAAAACACCGTACTGGCGTTAGAGAATTGGCAGATAAAACCAAACGGTACTGAAGGTTATAGAACAGCCGAAGTAACCCTTGGTGGTGTAGATACTGACCATATTTCATCCAAAACGATGCAAACAAAAGAGACCCAAGGTCTTTACTTTATTGGCGAAGTGCTTGATGTGTCCGGCTGGTTGGGAGGCTATAATTTTCAATTCGCGTGGAGCAGTGGGTTTGTTGCAGGGCAGTGGGTGTAA